Proteins from one Chitinophaga oryzae genomic window:
- a CDS encoding FecR family protein: protein MENAFNSAEDFLQDDSFLRYCMGISEEDTRRWEDWLRENPDRQASFEQARKIFDVINGQQGQLHAAVGNFRLLLREHVANTTAQAPAALTPPARGQQRRLYWWSAAAAAVLLVSITGWYHNSRYRGQQQIAAAPPAHDAQPGTSKAVLTLADGTTVPLDSAGASQFEEKDGTRINKSQGSLVYGHSGNTEEKILFNTLATPRGGEYQITLPDGSRVWLNAASSLRFPTRFAGNERTVYLNGEAYFEITPNARQPFHVQLSDNQQITVLGTSFNVMNYADENNSTTTLVTGKVMVSRPGGQQAVLAPSQQAVITRGQDRIAVSEADIDKTIAWKTGMFEFEDDDLPSIMRQLARWYDVTVVYEGAIPDQHYSGSIRKTAALSQALRILQTAGIQYSITNKTIIIKNI, encoded by the coding sequence ATGGAAAACGCTTTCAACTCCGCTGAAGATTTCTTACAGGACGATTCCTTCCTCCGCTATTGCATGGGCATAAGCGAGGAAGATACCCGCCGGTGGGAAGACTGGCTCCGGGAAAACCCGGACCGGCAGGCTTCATTTGAGCAAGCCAGGAAAATATTTGATGTCATCAACGGGCAACAGGGACAGCTGCACGCTGCCGTCGGCAATTTCAGGTTGTTGCTCCGGGAGCATGTTGCCAACACAACAGCACAGGCGCCTGCTGCCTTAACCCCTCCTGCCCGGGGCCAACAACGCCGGCTTTACTGGTGGTCCGCCGCCGCGGCCGCAGTGCTGCTGGTATCCATTACCGGGTGGTACCACAATAGCCGTTACCGTGGACAGCAACAGATCGCTGCAGCACCACCGGCCCATGACGCGCAACCTGGTACCTCCAAAGCGGTGCTCACCCTGGCAGACGGCACCACCGTTCCCCTCGACTCCGCGGGCGCCAGCCAGTTCGAAGAAAAAGACGGCACCCGCATCAATAAAAGTCAGGGCTCCCTCGTGTACGGCCACTCCGGTAATACGGAAGAAAAAATCCTTTTCAATACCCTCGCCACTCCCCGAGGCGGTGAATACCAGATCACCCTGCCCGATGGCAGCCGGGTATGGCTCAATGCCGCATCATCCCTCCGTTTCCCTACCCGCTTCGCCGGCAACGAGCGCACCGTGTACCTTAACGGGGAAGCCTACTTCGAAATAACCCCCAACGCACGACAACCTTTCCACGTACAGCTCAGCGACAACCAGCAAATCACTGTATTAGGCACCAGTTTCAACGTTATGAATTATGCCGATGAAAACAACAGCACCACCACGCTCGTCACCGGGAAAGTCATGGTATCCCGGCCTGGCGGACAACAAGCCGTGCTGGCCCCCTCGCAACAGGCGGTCATCACCAGGGGACAAGACCGCATCGCGGTATCCGAAGCAGACATCGATAAAACCATCGCCTGGAAAACAGGCATGTTCGAGTTTGAAGACGACGATCTGCCCTCCATTATGCGGCAGCTCGCCCGGTGGTATGATGTAACGGTCGTTTATGAGGGCGCTATCCCCGACCAGCACTATTCCGGCTCCATCCGTAAAACAGCCGCCCTGTCCCAGGCCCTGCGCATTCTGCAGACAGCCGGCATTCAATATTCCATCACCAACAAAACCATCATAATAAAGAACATTTAG
- a CDS encoding DUF4255 domain-containing protein: MLTEILTIIRDSLTPQFAGGDFDLGNIASPGNAAPSVLLTLVNLKEEPSLKNTAYSRVNNATLKTEYFNPYVFLNAYILFSSRKSTYKDAVSDIGKIIRFIHGQNQFSTSYNGTDFRVVLNMYSPSFEEMNHLWAILGGKVYPSIMYVMRVIELHNSNVVTGDGVIETITGKFSVIDPKK; the protein is encoded by the coding sequence ATGCTGACCGAAATACTGACTATTATCAGAGATAGCCTGACGCCGCAATTTGCGGGCGGAGACTTCGACCTGGGCAACATCGCCAGTCCGGGCAATGCTGCGCCGTCCGTTCTACTCACACTGGTGAACCTGAAAGAAGAACCCTCCTTAAAAAACACGGCTTACTCCCGCGTGAACAACGCCACCCTGAAAACAGAGTATTTCAACCCCTATGTATTCCTGAATGCCTACATCCTTTTCAGCTCGCGGAAAAGCACCTACAAGGATGCCGTTTCAGACATCGGGAAAATCATCCGTTTCATTCACGGACAAAACCAGTTTTCTACCAGTTACAACGGTACCGACTTCCGGGTGGTGCTGAACATGTACTCGCCGTCGTTCGAAGAAATGAACCACCTGTGGGCCATCCTCGGCGGCAAAGTATATCCCAGTATTATGTACGTGATGCGCGTGATTGAATTACATAACAGCAATGTGGTGACAGGTGACGGCGTGATCGAAACCATCACCGGGAAATTCAGTGTTATTGACCCTAAAAAGTGA
- a CDS encoding alpha/beta hydrolase, with product MKHILTALFCLVLCRAHSQTLYVKTYGNAKDKPVIFLHGGPGYNAAFFERSTAARLADKGFFVIVYDRRGEGRSPDSAARFTFNEALSDIDSLYKTYRLQKAVLLGHSFGGVLAVKYAEKKPAAVDAIVLADALLDAQETYRTVLAKVKGIYEAKKDSMSLRYIGMITQMDTAGLAYNSYTLGHAMLNGLYGPAHPSEEAKVIYQEMKKDTVVKKYGSQMTRQAPAGYWEHEHYTTLNMLPALKKLVAKRTKVYAVYGREDGLFSEKQVGEVTEIIGSDRVGYLAGAGHNVFADQQVLFLEDLKKWLK from the coding sequence ATGAAACACATCCTTACCGCCCTGTTTTGCCTGGTGTTGTGCCGGGCCCACTCCCAGACCTTATATGTAAAGACCTACGGCAACGCCAAAGATAAACCGGTCATCTTCCTGCATGGTGGTCCGGGGTATAACGCCGCTTTTTTCGAGCGGAGCACGGCGGCCCGGCTGGCCGACAAAGGCTTTTTTGTGATCGTGTACGACCGCAGGGGCGAGGGGCGTTCGCCCGACAGCGCCGCCCGGTTCACGTTCAACGAGGCGTTGTCCGACATCGACAGCCTCTATAAAACATACAGGCTGCAGAAGGCCGTTTTGCTGGGCCATAGTTTCGGTGGCGTGCTGGCGGTTAAATATGCGGAGAAAAAACCGGCCGCCGTTGATGCCATCGTACTGGCGGACGCGTTGCTCGACGCACAGGAAACCTACCGTACGGTGCTGGCAAAAGTGAAGGGCATTTACGAGGCAAAAAAGGACAGTATGAGCCTTCGGTACATCGGGATGATAACACAAATGGATACTGCCGGATTGGCATATAACTCCTATACGCTGGGCCATGCGATGCTGAACGGTCTGTATGGGCCGGCGCATCCTTCAGAGGAGGCGAAGGTCATCTACCAGGAAATGAAGAAAGATACCGTCGTGAAAAAATACGGTAGCCAGATGACCCGGCAAGCGCCGGCGGGCTATTGGGAGCATGAACATTATACTACTTTGAACATGTTGCCGGCGCTCAAAAAACTGGTCGCGAAGCGGACAAAAGTTTACGCTGTTTATGGGAGGGAGGATGGACTGTTTTCGGAAAAACAGGTAGGTGAAGTGACGGAGATTATCGGTAGTGACCGGGTCGGTTACTTGGCGGGAGCGGGGCATAATGTGTTCGCCGATCAGCAGGTTTTGTTCCTCGAAGATCTCAAAAAGTGGCTGAAATAG
- a CDS encoding aryl-sulfate sulfotransferase yields the protein MESLMLSTLPNQLTAMHIRLLCLLLFCSCTARTIHINMDVPPALQDQLKATTMAGETLPADFRNGFLLLNRRDDPGMIYLVNAGGRIVWYHQVQGTGFKTAHLTAQQTFLCILGDKTFPTSYGDEILEIGLQGDTVLHLKKGQRDFLDDVHHEVLRKGADEIVALTSVQKIVDLSLQGGGEQDTVKSDGIVVYDREGRRRWQWSVFDALEPTADTAILRTRHDWMHANSLSFDKDSNYLVSFYNNGQIWKVNAQSGKVMWKFGSGGDFAIPDSAAFDMGHAVHINTGNELMLFDNGVSRQQSQTLAFRLNDSTRQAILTMKTVLPPYLFNERMGSAYLAGHDHVVQCCSKRNTVILTTRNGHPLWTLRTTFIPYRAEFIAPSQLLPYVIAE from the coding sequence GTGGAGAGCCTGATGCTCTCCACGCTTCCTAACCAGCTAACTGCCATGCACATACGCCTGCTATGCCTGCTGCTCTTCTGCAGCTGTACCGCCCGCACCATCCACATCAACATGGACGTGCCGCCAGCTCTACAGGACCAGCTGAAAGCCACCACTATGGCCGGAGAAACACTGCCGGCGGATTTCCGCAACGGGTTTCTCCTCCTCAACCGGCGCGATGATCCCGGGATGATTTACCTCGTCAATGCCGGAGGACGTATTGTCTGGTACCACCAGGTACAGGGCACCGGCTTTAAAACGGCCCACCTGACGGCGCAGCAGACTTTCCTCTGTATCCTGGGCGATAAAACGTTCCCCACCAGTTACGGCGACGAAATACTGGAGATCGGCCTGCAGGGCGACACGGTACTGCATTTGAAAAAAGGGCAGCGCGACTTTCTGGATGACGTGCATCATGAAGTGCTGCGCAAAGGCGCGGACGAAATAGTGGCGCTGACCAGCGTGCAAAAAATAGTGGACCTGTCGCTGCAGGGCGGCGGTGAACAGGATACTGTCAAAAGCGACGGCATTGTGGTCTATGACCGGGAAGGCCGCCGACGCTGGCAGTGGAGCGTATTTGACGCGCTGGAGCCTACCGCGGATACAGCTATCCTGCGCACGCGGCACGACTGGATGCATGCCAACAGCCTGAGCTTCGACAAAGACAGCAACTACCTCGTTTCCTTTTACAACAACGGGCAGATATGGAAGGTCAACGCACAAAGCGGCAAGGTGATGTGGAAATTCGGCAGCGGCGGCGATTTCGCTATTCCCGATTCCGCCGCGTTTGATATGGGCCACGCCGTGCATATCAACACCGGCAACGAGCTGATGTTATTCGACAACGGCGTTTCCCGGCAGCAGTCGCAGACGCTGGCCTTCCGGTTGAACGACAGTACCCGTCAGGCTATTCTCACCATGAAGACCGTACTGCCGCCTTATCTGTTCAATGAGCGGATGGGCAGCGCCTATCTTGCAGGACATGATCATGTAGTCCAATGCTGCTCCAAACGCAACACGGTGATACTGACCACCCGCAACGGTCATCCGCTGTGGACGCTTCGTACCACTTTCATTCCGTACCGGGCGGAATTTATCGCTCCCTCACAGTTATTACCCTATGTCATTGCAGAATGA
- a CDS encoding RNA polymerase sigma factor, with amino-acid sequence MNNEPVTFRNQHAAGQPQADTANTLLWEEVRQNNQEALVALYEKMYLSLVNYGIRSCGDAELAKDAINDVFLEIWDKRHQLTTVRNVKSYLFTYLRRKIFAGIRQSQQTGAAVDAFATAAPYELSYEARIVAVQTTEELRRKVRRAIAQLTPRQQQLVELRYFDGLPMEEVARRTGITTKTAYNTLGSALKILSAAFSLLILLHIKSLRTLPAQETTVSVHKRGSLTGPFAVNLYLNMVNTLK; translated from the coding sequence ATGAACAATGAACCAGTAACTTTCCGCAACCAGCACGCTGCCGGTCAACCGCAGGCTGATACCGCCAACACCCTGTTATGGGAAGAAGTGCGCCAGAACAACCAGGAGGCGCTGGTAGCCCTGTACGAAAAAATGTACCTGTCCCTGGTCAACTATGGCATCCGCAGCTGCGGCGACGCCGAGCTGGCCAAAGACGCCATTAACGATGTTTTCCTGGAAATATGGGACAAACGCCACCAGCTGACCACCGTGCGGAATGTGAAATCATACCTCTTTACCTACCTGCGCCGGAAAATATTTGCCGGCATCCGCCAGTCACAGCAGACCGGCGCCGCCGTGGACGCATTCGCCACCGCCGCGCCCTATGAACTCTCCTACGAGGCTCGTATCGTAGCGGTACAAACCACGGAAGAGCTCCGCCGGAAAGTACGCCGGGCCATTGCGCAGCTCACTCCCCGCCAGCAGCAACTGGTGGAGCTCCGCTACTTCGATGGCCTGCCCATGGAAGAAGTGGCCCGCCGCACCGGCATCACTACCAAAACCGCCTACAACACGCTGGGCTCCGCCCTTAAAATACTGTCCGCCGCCTTCTCCCTGCTGATACTACTGCACATCAAATCGCTCCGTACCCTGCCTGCACAGGAGACGACGGTGTCCGTTCACAAAAGAGGTTCCCTGACAGGCCCTTTTGCGGTCAACCTCTATTTAAATATGGTGAACACCCTCAAATAG
- a CDS encoding RagB/SusD family nutrient uptake outer membrane protein, producing MKKSFKYIGALALTITLAGSCNERDFLTQTDPNRITETNFWKDESSLSMALAATYSPLRLPLYGYWGAFTGLQDINAMGDDVFTIPGEEPGTWAIASYTNDENNGDAADIFEKTYQCIHRANLILARIDKVPVDAAKKDSYIAEAKFLRGISYFILAANWGGVPLRTEPVETTNAYAAPCASKEEVWQQVISDLTAAKDKLPVTRDPKEQGRATKGAATAFLGKAYLYMENYPQAEATLTLLTQAPYNYGLVDNFEDNFTDQKEFNKESVFEWVCAPLGDPYGPWGAETANSPMFNYIPQFIGPPAGGGWLKYVPSNYLVSQFVKEQRPTGADTKFDKRMYATLMWKRSTLGEQDTTFYDSKTFDELWSSARSKIVRLYPDTKLDTTTNGRFLIKKHTGAWRNVANADNYWGATPSTANYRVMRFAEVLLLRAEAATRNGHTGLALADINQIRTRAGLAPKTATQLPGPDQLMAEIDHQKLLEFFYEQNRIYDLRRWNKSAAQLASILTARQKQGANTFKAKHYVLPIPARELNANPKATQNDLWK from the coding sequence ATGAAAAAATCATTCAAATATATCGGCGCACTGGCACTGACGATAACGCTGGCCGGCAGTTGCAATGAACGCGATTTCCTGACGCAAACAGATCCCAACAGGATCACCGAAACCAATTTCTGGAAAGATGAAAGCAGCCTCAGTATGGCGCTGGCCGCCACTTACAGCCCGTTGCGCCTTCCGCTCTACGGCTACTGGGGCGCCTTCACCGGCCTTCAGGACATCAACGCCATGGGCGACGATGTGTTTACCATCCCCGGCGAAGAACCTGGTACCTGGGCCATCGCCTCATATACCAACGACGAAAACAACGGCGACGCTGCCGATATCTTCGAGAAAACCTATCAATGCATCCACCGCGCCAACCTAATACTGGCGCGTATCGATAAAGTGCCGGTCGACGCCGCCAAAAAAGACAGCTATATCGCAGAAGCCAAATTCCTCCGTGGCATCTCCTACTTTATCCTTGCGGCCAACTGGGGCGGCGTGCCACTGCGCACCGAACCAGTGGAAACGACCAACGCCTATGCCGCCCCCTGCGCCAGCAAAGAAGAGGTATGGCAGCAGGTGATCAGCGATCTCACCGCCGCCAAAGATAAACTGCCGGTAACACGCGATCCCAAAGAGCAAGGCAGGGCCACCAAAGGTGCCGCCACGGCTTTCCTTGGCAAAGCCTACCTCTATATGGAAAACTATCCGCAGGCGGAAGCCACGCTGACACTGCTCACACAAGCGCCTTACAACTACGGCCTCGTGGATAATTTCGAAGACAACTTCACCGATCAGAAAGAGTTCAACAAAGAATCCGTCTTCGAATGGGTATGCGCTCCCCTCGGCGATCCGTACGGCCCCTGGGGCGCTGAAACAGCCAATTCACCGATGTTTAACTATATCCCGCAGTTCATCGGTCCACCCGCCGGTGGCGGCTGGCTTAAATATGTACCGTCCAACTACCTCGTGTCCCAGTTCGTAAAAGAACAGCGGCCTACCGGTGCGGATACCAAATTCGACAAACGCATGTATGCCACACTGATGTGGAAACGCTCCACCCTCGGCGAGCAAGACACCACCTTCTACGACAGCAAAACGTTCGATGAACTGTGGAGCTCCGCACGTTCCAAGATCGTGCGCCTCTATCCGGACACGAAGCTGGACACCACTACCAACGGACGTTTCCTCATCAAAAAACACACCGGCGCCTGGCGCAATGTGGCCAATGCCGATAACTACTGGGGCGCTACGCCTTCCACCGCCAACTACCGCGTGATGCGTTTCGCCGAAGTACTGCTCCTGCGCGCAGAAGCAGCCACCCGTAATGGTCACACCGGCTTGGCACTGGCAGACATCAACCAGATACGTACCCGCGCAGGCCTCGCTCCTAAAACCGCAACGCAACTGCCCGGCCCCGATCAGCTGATGGCGGAAATAGACCACCAGAAGTTGCTGGAATTCTTCTACGAACAAAACAGGATCTACGACCTGCGCCGCTGGAACAAATCCGCCGCACAACTGGCCTCCATCCTGACCGCCCGCCAGAAACAAGGCGCCAACACCTTCAAGGCGAAACATTATGTACTGCCTATCCCGGCAAGGGAGCTGAATGCCAATCCAAAAGCCACACAGAACGATCTGTGGAAATAA
- a CDS encoding c-type cytochrome — MTTMQYIRTGCFLAAAAAVMVWSCNTGSSAKAPADTVADAPALLKADTSAIPNDPYGELVRYGRALMLNTAYYIGPDGVNGRYLGNKMNCTNCHQDAGTKAFSFNLMTSHQQYPQYRAREGRVLTLAERINNCVTRPHNGKPLPLDSKEMVAFLSYLRWINSFVPKDKPHQGSHNLAVELPDAAADPEKGRTLYQEYCARCHGKNGEGQLAGVTYTYPPLWGPQSYQPGSSMHRVIKQAQWLKANMPYDKATWDKPFLTDEEALDIAAFVNNDSLHARPDVKNYDYPHVAEKAIDYDKGPFADTFSARQHKYGPFRPVISYWEQKGMKASY; from the coding sequence ATGACGACAATGCAATACATCCGTACCGGTTGTTTTCTGGCGGCAGCTGCTGCTGTGATGGTCTGGTCCTGCAATACCGGCAGCAGCGCCAAAGCGCCGGCGGACACTGTCGCTGACGCGCCCGCGCTGTTGAAGGCAGATACCAGTGCTATTCCCAACGACCCATACGGTGAGCTGGTCCGCTATGGCCGTGCGCTGATGCTGAACACCGCGTATTATATCGGTCCGGACGGCGTCAATGGCCGCTACCTGGGCAACAAAATGAACTGCACCAACTGTCACCAGGATGCAGGCACAAAAGCCTTTTCGTTTAACCTGATGACATCCCATCAGCAATACCCGCAGTACCGTGCGCGGGAGGGCAGGGTGCTGACACTGGCCGAGCGTATCAACAACTGTGTAACGCGCCCGCATAATGGTAAACCGTTGCCGCTGGATAGTAAAGAGATGGTCGCTTTTCTGTCGTATCTCCGTTGGATCAATAGTTTTGTGCCGAAGGACAAGCCGCACCAGGGCAGCCACAATCTGGCCGTGGAGCTGCCGGATGCCGCTGCAGATCCGGAGAAAGGAAGAACGTTATACCAGGAATACTGTGCCCGTTGTCATGGCAAAAACGGGGAAGGCCAGCTGGCCGGTGTTACCTACACTTATCCGCCGTTGTGGGGACCTCAGAGCTACCAGCCCGGCTCCAGCATGCACCGGGTGATCAAGCAGGCGCAATGGCTTAAAGCCAATATGCCATACGATAAAGCGACGTGGGACAAACCCTTCCTTACCGACGAAGAAGCGCTGGATATCGCCGCTTTCGTCAATAACGACAGTCTGCATGCCCGTCCCGATGTCAAAAACTATGATTATCCCCATGTTGCGGAAAAGGCGATCGACTATGACAAAGGCCCGTTCGCAGATACGTTTTCCGCGCGGCAGCACAAGTATGGCCCTTTCCGTCCGGTGATCAGTTATTGGGAACAGAAGGGCATGAAAGCATCTTATTGA
- a CDS encoding TonB-dependent receptor — MKLTAFLLLVLALQVSATGYSQKLTLDMHRVPLTKVLREIRKQTGYTFFYNTEMLKTADKVSVSASHASLEDVMAQALAGNRLNYSVVDNTIILSVKTDGTEVKPVANISVYGRITDALTGEPLTGASVKLKGTSKGASSDAKGNFTLELPDGGGTLVISFIGYETIEKQVTKAGQLDIALRQKAVQTEELVVVGYGTQKRKDVTGSVSSVRVNTISANVSKNISGAIQGRVPGVSVESASGAPGSGLNITIRGLSTLGNNAPLFIVDGVFVNSIDGVSPNDVESIEVLKDAATASIYGSRAANGVVIVTTKGGLKEAVPKLEIDSWVGVQSVPKRMSLLNGEQWTKLMQANMTGIPNYNGINSDWQDAIFRQATIARTNVNFSGGSKNFTYNVSGGYLKENGTMINTDYSAANFRVKTQYEKGRIKIGETVIIKRGVSRLAPGGGDQTHSLVGSALVMPATVPVYDPTQDLGGYGRRPIYMKNLSNPVALLEKVNRSAKDLNLLANAFVEVKLIEGLRYRFNVGLTETQGRTRTYTGMYNDGNAANTLPDLEEGSSTTNSWLVENTLAYTKKLGKHNIDAVAGYTAQKNTYSGFSASRNDLPDGTSVLGAGTAGSQKNNGDANVSAILSTFGRLMYSYDSKYLFTASIRRDGSSRFANDYQFGSFPSFSAGWNIHNENFFSGLRNVVSNLKLRGSWGVLGNQEIGNYLTQTAITSGINYVQGDVLWPGATASSYASPVDLSWEETKIVNGGIDAGFLDNKLFVIFEVFHKKTSGVLLGVPFPLSVGKTGTPTLNAGIIENKGYEASVEYADQTRSGLKYRVMFNFSHTANEMTAITVGSGRQEFGDISRAKVGAPIGSFFLIKTDGIFNSEEEVKAHSGKDGSLIQPDAKPGDIRFVDFNGDGKIDNQDVQNLGSPFPKFTMGLAANLSYKGFDLNIFFEGVSGNKIYNGRRQWMEKMTEVTNFSTAVLDAWTPENHSNFPRFTLSDPNNNKRENSDRWLENGSYLRFKRFELGYTVPSSFTGKWGIDRVRFFGSAENLFTATRYKGYNPDLGGGALSRGMDNSWDAYPLSRTLLLGLNLSF, encoded by the coding sequence ATGAAGCTAACTGCTTTTCTGCTGCTGGTACTTGCCCTGCAGGTCAGCGCTACCGGTTACTCGCAAAAGCTGACCCTCGACATGCACCGTGTGCCGCTCACCAAGGTGCTCCGGGAAATCAGGAAACAAACCGGCTATACCTTCTTCTACAACACGGAAATGCTGAAAACAGCCGATAAGGTCTCCGTATCCGCCAGCCACGCCAGCCTGGAAGACGTCATGGCCCAGGCCCTGGCAGGTAACCGGCTCAACTACAGCGTGGTGGACAATACCATTATCCTGTCCGTTAAAACCGACGGCACGGAAGTAAAACCGGTCGCCAATATCTCCGTTTACGGCCGTATCACCGACGCTCTCACCGGCGAACCGCTGACCGGCGCCTCCGTGAAACTGAAAGGCACCTCCAAAGGCGCCAGCTCCGACGCCAAAGGTAACTTCACCCTCGAACTGCCCGATGGCGGCGGCACCCTCGTCATCTCTTTTATCGGCTACGAGACCATTGAAAAACAGGTGACCAAAGCCGGCCAGCTGGACATCGCGCTTCGCCAGAAAGCTGTGCAGACGGAAGAACTGGTGGTGGTAGGTTACGGTACCCAGAAAAGAAAAGATGTGACCGGCTCCGTTTCCTCCGTTCGCGTCAATACCATCAGCGCCAACGTCTCCAAAAATATCAGCGGCGCCATCCAGGGCCGCGTTCCCGGCGTATCCGTGGAATCCGCCAGCGGCGCCCCCGGCTCCGGCCTCAATATCACCATCCGCGGCCTCAGCACCCTCGGCAACAACGCCCCGCTGTTTATCGTGGACGGCGTCTTCGTTAACAGCATCGACGGGGTCAGCCCCAACGACGTGGAATCCATCGAAGTGCTGAAAGATGCGGCCACCGCCAGCATCTATGGTTCCCGCGCCGCCAACGGCGTGGTGATCGTCACCACCAAAGGCGGCCTGAAAGAAGCCGTTCCCAAACTGGAAATCGACAGCTGGGTCGGTGTACAGTCCGTTCCCAAAAGAATGAGCCTCCTCAACGGCGAACAATGGACGAAACTAATGCAGGCCAACATGACCGGCATTCCCAACTACAACGGCATCAACAGCGACTGGCAGGACGCCATCTTCCGCCAGGCCACCATCGCCCGTACCAACGTTAACTTCAGCGGCGGCTCCAAAAACTTTACTTACAACGTCTCCGGCGGATACCTGAAAGAAAACGGTACCATGATCAATACCGACTACTCCGCTGCCAACTTCCGCGTAAAAACACAATACGAAAAAGGCAGGATTAAAATAGGCGAGACCGTTATCATCAAAAGAGGCGTCAGCCGTCTCGCTCCCGGCGGCGGCGACCAGACCCACAGCCTTGTGGGCAGCGCCCTCGTGATGCCCGCCACCGTTCCGGTTTATGATCCTACCCAGGACCTCGGCGGATACGGCAGGAGACCGATATACATGAAAAATCTGTCTAACCCCGTCGCCCTGCTGGAAAAAGTCAACAGAAGCGCTAAAGACCTCAACCTGCTGGCCAACGCCTTCGTGGAAGTGAAATTGATCGAAGGCCTCCGCTACCGCTTCAATGTAGGTCTTACCGAAACACAAGGCCGTACCCGTACCTATACCGGTATGTATAACGACGGCAATGCCGCCAATACCCTGCCCGACCTCGAAGAAGGCAGCAGCACCACCAACTCCTGGCTGGTGGAAAACACCCTCGCCTATACGAAAAAGCTGGGTAAACACAATATCGACGCGGTAGCCGGTTATACCGCCCAGAAAAACACCTACTCCGGCTTCAGCGCCTCCCGCAACGACCTGCCGGATGGTACTTCCGTACTGGGCGCAGGCACCGCCGGCTCCCAGAAAAACAACGGCGACGCCAATGTGAGCGCTATCCTGTCCACCTTCGGACGGCTTATGTACTCCTACGATTCCAAATACCTGTTCACCGCCTCTATCCGCCGGGACGGCTCCTCCCGGTTTGCCAACGACTACCAGTTCGGCTCCTTCCCCTCTTTCTCCGCCGGCTGGAACATCCACAACGAAAACTTCTTCTCCGGCCTGCGTAATGTTGTCAGCAACCTCAAACTGCGCGGCAGCTGGGGCGTACTGGGCAACCAGGAAATAGGCAACTATCTCACGCAGACGGCCATCACCAGCGGCATCAACTACGTACAGGGCGATGTGCTCTGGCCAGGCGCCACCGCCAGCTCCTACGCTTCCCCGGTAGACCTCTCCTGGGAAGAAACCAAGATCGTCAATGGCGGCATCGATGCAGGCTTCCTGGACAATAAACTGTTCGTGATCTTTGAAGTCTTCCATAAAAAAACCAGCGGCGTACTCCTCGGCGTACCGTTCCCGCTGTCTGTCGGTAAAACGGGCACGCCTACACTGAATGCAGGCATCATCGAAAACAAAGGCTACGAAGCCTCCGTGGAATATGCCGACCAGACCCGCAGCGGCCTTAAATACCGCGTAATGTTCAACTTTTCCCATACCGCCAACGAAATGACCGCCATCACCGTCGGCTCCGGCAGACAGGAATTCGGCGATATCTCAAGAGCCAAAGTAGGCGCGCCTATCGGTTCCTTCTTCCTGATCAAAACTGACGGTATCTTTAATTCAGAAGAGGAAGTGAAAGCCCATAGCGGTAAAGACGGTAGCCTCATCCAACCCGACGCCAAACCCGGCGACATCCGTTTCGTAGACTTCAACGGCGACGGAAAGATCGACAACCAGGACGTACAGAACCTCGGCAGCCCTTTCCCCAAATTCACCATGGGCCTGGCCGCCAACCTGTCCTACAAAGGCTTCGATCTCAACATCTTCTTTGAAGGCGTTTCCGGTAATAAAATCTATAACGGCAGAAGACAATGGATGGAAAAAATGACGGAAGTGACCAACTTCTCTACCGCCGTTCTCGACGCCTGGACACCGGAAAACCACTCCAACTTCCCGCGCTTCACCCTCTCCGATCCCAACAACAATAAAAGAGAGAACAGCGACAGATGGCTGGAAAACGGTTCCTACCTCCGCTTCAAACGTTTTGAATTAGGTTATACCGTGCCCTCCTCCTTCACCGGCAAATGGGGCATCGACAGGGTGAGATTCTTTGGTTCCGCTGAAAACCTCTTCACCGCCACCAGGTACAAAGGCTACAATCCCGACCTGGGCGGCGGCGCACTGTCCCGCGGCATGGACAATTCCTGGGACGCCTATCCCCTGTCACGCACACTGCTGCTGGGCCTGAACCTTTCCTTCTAA
- a CDS encoding PAAR domain-containing protein — translation MSFPAATIGDLHVCSHGGGPVLGPGCPTVLIGGKPAAVIGDSCVCPIAPDAIITGSATVLIGGKPAARLSDSTAHGGAVTTGAMNVLIG, via the coding sequence ATGTCATTTCCAGCGGCGACTATTGGGGATCTTCATGTATGTTCACATGGAGGAGGACCTGTCCTTGGCCCGGGATGCCCGACCGTATTAATTGGCGGCAAACCTGCGGCGGTTATAGGAGACAGTTGTGTTTGTCCTATAGCACCTGATGCCATCATTACCGGATCTGCCACAGTGTTGATAGGTGGTAAGCCGGCAGCGCGATTAAGCGATAGTACAGCTCACGGAGGTGCCGTAACAACAGGTGCCATGAATGTCCTGATTGGCTGA